A stretch of Lathyrus oleraceus cultivar Zhongwan6 chromosome 6, CAAS_Psat_ZW6_1.0, whole genome shotgun sequence DNA encodes these proteins:
- the LOC127096342 gene encoding uncharacterized protein LOC127096342, translated as MVAGRNDDALAATLTLLAGAILQMNDGDRERDADEFHALWKFQRNNPPTFEGAHELDKAQEWLKAIEKIFRVMNCSDAQKVQFGTHMLEKEVEDWWCNTVQRFDEDGIEVTWVFFRDAFLEKYFPEDVCGKKEIEFLELKQGNGTVAKYAAKFEELIKFCPHYNIVNAERSKCLKFVNGLRPDIKKVMGYQQIMRFYELVNKSRIYDEDSRESVAHYKSLHDKKGKFRGRSYDGKKKVGDGKKPSGGGSHTPVNYFRCGV; from the coding sequence ATGGTTGCTGGAAGGAATGATGATGCGCTTGCGGCGACATTGACCCTGTTGGCTGGTGCCATTCTGCAAATGAATGATGGTGATCGGGAGCGTGATGCTGATGAGTTTCATGCTTTGTGGAAGTTCCAGAGGAACAATCCGCCAACTTTTGAAGGAGCTCATGAACTTGATAAAGCTCAAGAGTGGTTGAAGGCGATCGAGAAAATCTTTCGAGTTATGAACTGTTCAGATGCGCAGAAGGTGCAGTTTGGCACTCATATGCTTGAGAAAGAAGTTGAGGATTGGTGGTGCAACACTGTTCAGAGATTTGATGAGGATGGCATTGAAGTGACTTGGGTATTTTTCCGTGATGCTTTTCTAGAGAAATATTTTCCAGAAGATGTTTGTGgaaagaaggaaattgaattccttgagtTGAAGCAAGGTAATGGTACTGTAGCTAAGTATGCTGCAAAGTTTGAGGAGTTGATCAAATTTTGTCCCCATTACAATATTGTTAATGCTGAGAGATCCAAGTGTCTtaagtttgtgaatggcttgagaccTGATATCAAGAAGGTAATGGGTTACCAACAGATTATGAGATTTTAtgagttggttaacaagagtaGGATCTATGATGAGGATAGCCGTGAGAGTGTTGCTCATTACAAGTCCTTGCATGATAAGAAAGGAAAATTCCGAGGGAGGTCGTATGATGGTAAGAAGAAAGTTGGTGATGGCAAGAAGCCGAGTGGGGGAGGATCTCACACTCCTGTCAACTACTTCAGATGTGGTGTTTAG